One segment of Phycisphaerales bacterium DNA contains the following:
- a CDS encoding VOC family protein, which produces MKRVTGIGGVFFKARDRKALGEWYKKHLGIDVQPWGGAAFNWADDSGGKGATIWCPHKAETDYFAPSQASFMINYRVEDLDALIAALRAEGCNVVGEPQDSEYGKFGWVMDPEGNKVELWQPPKAG; this is translated from the coding sequence ATGAAGCGAGTGACCGGCATCGGCGGCGTGTTCTTCAAGGCCAGGGACCGCAAGGCCCTGGGCGAGTGGTACAAAAAGCACCTGGGCATCGACGTGCAGCCGTGGGGCGGCGCGGCCTTCAACTGGGCCGACGACAGCGGCGGCAAGGGCGCGACCATCTGGTGCCCCCACAAGGCAGAGACCGACTACTTCGCCCCCAGCCAGGCGAGCTTCATGATCAACTACCGCGTCGAGGACCTCGACGCGCTCATCGCCGCGCTGCGGGCGGAGGGGTGCAACGTTGTCGGCGAGCCGCAGGACTCCGAGTACGGCAAGTTCGGCTGGGTGATGGACCCGGAGGGGAACAAGGTTGAACTGTGGCAGCCGCCGAAGGCGGGGTGA